The Megalops cyprinoides isolate fMegCyp1 chromosome 9, fMegCyp1.pri, whole genome shotgun sequence genome has a window encoding:
- the LOC118783804 gene encoding odorant receptor 131-2-like translates to MSENSSIDLLDLMKAKPIKASVGMASLQLLVWSFLYINSLMLFTFFSKQAFRGNTRYILFAHTLLSDSVFLLLTDLVVLLTYFFVMVPMGFCILLCIIMEIVTNTTPLTITAMCLERYVAICMPLRHAEISTTGRTIAAIVIISALCSINPFMDLFILVAAAPPSYLHQQTFCYYEVMLFLQWQSELRAVLNQVACALFAVIIVFCYTKIMLAAKAASGENKESASKGRRTLLLHALQLFLSMIDLWCPYIEAFVQENYPQDYVTIQYFNFIVFNIISRALGSIIYGLRDQKFFLALKRLDRCKLNPISAAT, encoded by the coding sequence ATGTCTGAGAACAGCAGCATTGACCTGCTGGATTTGATGAAAGCAAAGCCCATTAAGGCGAGTGTGGGTATGGCCTCATTGCAGCTGCTGGTGTGGTCCTTCCTCTACATCAACAGCCTCATGCTCTTTACCTTCTTCAGTAAGCAGGCATTCCGGGGCAACACACGCTACATCCTGTTTGCCCACACCCTGCTGTCAGACTCCGTCTTCCTGCTGCTCACTGACCTGGTGGTGCTGCTCACCTACTTCTTTGTGATGGTGCCCATGGGCTTCTGCATCCTGCTCTGCATTATCATGGAGATTGTTACCAACACAACACCACTGACCATCACCGCTATGTGCTTGGAGCGCTATGTGGCCATCTGCATGCCACTGAGACACGCTGAGATCTCTACCACTGGAAGAACTATAGCTGCTATTGTCATAATCTCAGCCCTGTGCTCCATAAACCCCTTTATGGACCTCTTCATTCTTGTCGCAGCAGCACCACCAAGCTACCTTCACCAGCAGACTTTCTGCTACTACGAGGTCATGTTGTTCCTACAGTGGCAAAGCGAACTGCGAGCCGTCCTTAATCAGGTAGCATGTGCTTTGTTTGCAGTCATCATAGTGTTCTGTTACACTAAAATCATGCTGGCAGCTAAGGCTGCCTCAGGAGAAAACAAGGAATCCGCGTCAAAGGGACGACGAACACTGCTACTCCATGCACTACAACTTTTCTTGTCCATGATTGACTTGTGGTGTCCATACATCGAGGCTTTTGTGCAGGAGAACTACCCACAGGACTACGTGACCATCCAGTACTTcaatttcatagtttttaatATCATCTCGAGAGCCCTGGGTTCAATTATCTATGGTCTCAGGGATCAAAAGTTTTTCCTTGCTCTGAAACGTCTAGACAGATGCAAGCTAAATCCTATCTCTGCAGCAACCTAG